In Clostridium swellfunianum, a genomic segment contains:
- the rpsL gene encoding 30S ribosomal protein S12 encodes MPTISQLVRKGRKDVAEKSKSPALTSSPQRRGVCTVVKTTTPKKPNSALRKIAKVRLTNGYEVLAYIPGVGHNLQEHSVVLIRGGRVKDLPGVRYHIVRGALDSAGVANRLQSRSKYGAKRPKAKK; translated from the coding sequence ATGCCAACAATTAGCCAATTAGTAAGAAAAGGCAGAAAAGACGTTGCAGAAAAATCAAAGTCACCTGCATTAACATCATCACCACAAAGAAGAGGTGTGTGTACAGTAGTTAAGACTACAACTCCAAAGAAGCCTAACTCAGCGCTTAGAAAAATCGCAAAAGTTAGACTTACTAACGGATATGAAGTTCTTGCTTATATCCCAGGAGTAGGACACAACCTACAAGAACACAGCGTTGTTCTTATAAGAGGTGGTAGAGTTAAGGACCTACCTGGTGTTAGATACCATATTGTCAGAGGAGCATTAGACTCAGCTGGAGTAGCTAACAGATTACAAAGTAGATCCAAGTATGGTGCAAAGAGACCAAAGGCTAAGAAGTAG
- the rpoC gene encoding DNA-directed RNA polymerase subunit beta', whose protein sequence is MFELDNFDAIQIGLASPEQIREWSRGEVKKPETINYRTLKPERDGLFCERIFGPQKDWECHCGKYKRVRYKGIVCDRCGVEVTKAKVRRERMGHIELAAPVSHIWYFKGIPSRMGLILDMSPRALEKILYFASYVVLDPKETPLLKKQLLSEKEYRESVDKYGDEAFVAGMGAESIKVLLAEIDLELLATELKRELKDANGQKRIRIIRRLEVVESFRKSGNRPEWMVVDVVPVIPPDLRPMVQLDGGRFATSDLNDLYRRVINRNNRLKKLLDLGAPDIIVRNEKRMLQESVDALIDNGRRGRPVTGPGNRPLKSLSDMLKGKQGRFRQNLLGKRVDYSGRSVIVVGPELKMYQCGLPKEMALELFKPFVMKKLVESGVAHNIKSAKRMVERVQAEVWDVLEEVIEHHPVLLNRAPTLHRLGIQAFQPVLVEGRAIKLHPLVCSAYNADFDGDQMAVHVPLSVEAQAEARFLMLAANNILKPSDGKPVSVPTQDMILGSYYLTMEKETEEKDIRKFSSPDEVIMAYQVGEITLHNKIMVKITKVVDGVERSGIIETTPGKLIFNESIPQDLGFVDRSLPENEFKLEVDFLVNKKTLSKIVDKCYMRHGASQTSIMLDNIKAKGYHYSTIGAITVSTSDMIVPKEKKTLLEEADAAVDKIEKMYRRGFISEEERYERVIEKWTKTTEDVADALMDSLDKFNPIFMMADSGARGSKSQIKQLAGMRGLMANPSGKIIELPIRASFREGLDVLQYFISTHGARKGNADTALKTADSGYLTRRLVDVSQDVIVRSEDCGATEGYEVSEIREGNEIIESLDERLTGRYSAEDIIHPETGEVIVPKDTYMDAFTAEKVGKSGIKKVNIRSVFTCKAKFGVCAKCYGMNMATAEKINNGEAVGIIAAQSIGEPGTQLTMRTFHTGGVAGADITQGLPRVEELFEARKPKGLAIVSEVAGTIRIEETKKKRIVYVTTEAGEEHSYDIPFGSRLRVNNGDVIGAGDEITEGSVNPHDVLRIKGVLGVKNYLLSEVQKVYRLQGVDINDKHLEVVVKQMTRKIKVEDSGDTDLLPGTLIDMFDYEEENTRVEAFGGKPAIGSVALLGITKAALATDSFLSAASFQETTRVLTDAAIKGKIDPLVGLKENVLIGKLIPAGTGMTRYRSIKINTENEELGKETAVEV, encoded by the coding sequence TTGTTTGAATTAGATAATTTTGATGCCATACAAATTGGATTGGCTTCACCAGAACAAATTAGAGAATGGTCTAGAGGTGAGGTTAAGAAGCCTGAGACTATTAATTATAGAACATTAAAACCAGAGAGAGATGGCTTATTCTGTGAAAGAATATTTGGGCCTCAAAAAGACTGGGAATGTCACTGCGGAAAGTACAAGAGAGTTAGATATAAGGGTATAGTTTGTGATCGCTGCGGTGTTGAGGTTACTAAAGCTAAAGTTAGACGTGAAAGAATGGGGCATATTGAACTTGCTGCCCCAGTATCACATATTTGGTACTTTAAGGGTATTCCATCTAGAATGGGACTTATTCTAGATATGTCGCCAAGAGCTTTAGAGAAAATACTTTATTTTGCTTCTTATGTTGTTCTAGACCCAAAGGAAACTCCATTATTGAAGAAACAACTCTTAAGCGAAAAAGAGTATAGGGAGTCTGTTGACAAGTATGGAGATGAAGCTTTCGTTGCAGGCATGGGAGCCGAATCTATAAAGGTACTTTTGGCTGAAATAGATTTAGAGTTACTAGCAACTGAGCTTAAAAGAGAGCTTAAGGATGCTAATGGTCAAAAGAGAATAAGAATAATTAGAAGACTTGAAGTTGTTGAGTCCTTCAGAAAGTCTGGTAACAGACCAGAGTGGATGGTTGTCGATGTAGTGCCAGTTATACCTCCAGATTTAAGACCTATGGTTCAATTAGATGGAGGAAGATTTGCTACTTCCGACTTAAATGACTTATATAGAAGAGTTATAAACAGAAACAACAGGTTAAAGAAACTTCTTGACCTAGGTGCGCCTGATATAATCGTTAGAAACGAAAAGAGAATGCTTCAGGAATCTGTTGATGCATTAATAGATAATGGCAGAAGAGGAAGACCTGTAACCGGTCCTGGAAACAGACCACTTAAGTCCCTTTCTGATATGTTAAAAGGTAAGCAGGGAAGATTTAGACAAAACCTTCTTGGTAAGCGTGTTGACTACTCAGGACGTTCTGTTATAGTTGTTGGGCCAGAACTTAAGATGTATCAATGTGGCCTCCCTAAGGAAATGGCTCTTGAATTATTTAAGCCTTTTGTGATGAAAAAACTTGTTGAAAGTGGAGTTGCTCATAACATAAAGAGTGCTAAAAGAATGGTTGAAAGAGTTCAGGCTGAGGTTTGGGATGTATTAGAAGAGGTTATAGAGCATCATCCAGTTCTTCTAAACCGTGCACCTACACTACACAGACTTGGAATTCAGGCCTTCCAGCCAGTTTTAGTTGAAGGAAGAGCTATAAAACTTCATCCGCTTGTATGTTCAGCATATAATGCAGACTTCGATGGAGACCAAATGGCGGTTCACGTTCCACTATCGGTTGAAGCTCAAGCAGAAGCGAGGTTCCTAATGCTTGCAGCAAATAATATTCTTAAACCATCTGATGGTAAGCCTGTAAGTGTTCCTACGCAGGACATGATTCTTGGGTCCTATTACCTAACTATGGAGAAAGAGACTGAAGAAAAGGACATAAGAAAATTCTCATCGCCAGATGAGGTTATTATGGCTTATCAGGTTGGAGAAATAACACTTCATAACAAGATTATGGTTAAGATTACAAAAGTAGTCGATGGTGTAGAGAGAAGTGGCATTATTGAAACTACTCCAGGAAAGCTTATATTTAATGAGTCCATACCACAAGATTTAGGATTCGTTGATAGAAGCCTTCCTGAAAATGAATTTAAGCTAGAAGTGGATTTTCTTGTTAATAAAAAAACATTAAGTAAGATAGTAGATAAATGCTATATGAGACATGGAGCAAGCCAAACATCTATTATGCTTGACAATATAAAGGCCAAGGGATATCACTATTCAACAATAGGAGCTATAACTGTATCAACTTCTGATATGATAGTTCCTAAGGAAAAGAAGACTCTATTAGAAGAAGCAGATGCTGCTGTTGACAAGATAGAAAAAATGTATAGGAGAGGTTTCATATCTGAGGAAGAAAGGTATGAAAGAGTTATAGAAAAGTGGACTAAGACTACAGAAGATGTTGCTGACGCGCTAATGGATAGCTTGGATAAGTTTAATCCAATATTTATGATGGCAGACTCTGGGGCGAGAGGTTCTAAGAGTCAGATTAAGCAGCTTGCTGGTATGAGAGGTCTTATGGCCAATCCTTCAGGAAAAATTATCGAACTTCCGATAAGAGCATCCTTTAGAGAAGGTCTAGACGTTCTTCAATACTTTATATCAACACACGGTGCTAGAAAGGGTAATGCCGATACAGCGCTTAAAACAGCAGACTCTGGATACTTAACAAGAAGACTTGTTGATGTAAGTCAGGACGTTATAGTAAGAAGTGAAGACTGTGGAGCTACTGAAGGATATGAAGTAAGTGAAATCAGAGAAGGTAATGAAATTATCGAGTCTTTGGACGAAAGATTGACAGGTAGGTATAGTGCTGAGGACATAATTCACCCTGAAACTGGTGAAGTTATTGTTCCGAAAGATACTTATATGGATGCATTTACAGCTGAAAAGGTTGGAAAGTCAGGAATTAAGAAAGTTAATATCAGATCTGTATTTACATGCAAAGCTAAGTTTGGTGTGTGTGCTAAATGTTATGGTATGAATATGGCTACTGCAGAGAAGATAAATAATGGTGAAGCCGTAGGTATCATAGCTGCTCAATCAATCGGTGAGCCAGGTACTCAGCTTACGATGAGAACCTTCCACACTGGCGGTGTTGCTGGTGCTGACATAACACAAGGTCTTCCTAGAGTTGAAGAATTATTTGAAGCTAGAAAACCAAAGGGACTTGCAATAGTAAGCGAAGTTGCAGGCACTATAAGAATTGAAGAAACAAAGAAAAAGAGAATAGTTTATGTAACTACTGAAGCAGGAGAAGAACATAGCTATGACATACCATTTGGCTCTAGATTAAGAGTTAATAATGGTGATGTTATAGGTGCTGGAGATGAAATCACTGAAGGTTCTGTAAATCCACATGATGTTCTTAGAATAAAGGGCGTTCTAGGAGTTAAGAACTATCTGCTTTCAGAAGTTCAAAAAGTTTATAGACTACAGGGTGTTGACATTAACGATAAGCACTTAGAAGTAGTAGTTAAACAAATGACTAGAAAGATTAAGGTAGAAGATTCAGGAGATACTGATTTACTTCCAGGAACATTAATAGATATGTTTGACTACGAGGAAGAAAACACTAGGGTTGAAGCTTTTGGTGGAAAGCCTGCTATTGGTAGTGTAGCTTTATTAGGTATAACTAAAGCGGCACTTGCAACAGATTCTTTCTTGTCTGCTGCTTCTTTCCAAGAGACTACAAGAGTGCTTACAGATGCTGCTATTAAAGGTAAAATTGACCCACTTGTTGGTCTTAAAGAAAATGTTCTTATTGGTAAGCTAATACCTGCAGGTACTGGTATGACAAGATATAGATCAATAAAGATTAATACTGAAAATGAAGAGCTAGGTAAAGAAACAGCTGTAGAAGTTTAA
- the rpsG gene encoding 30S ribosomal protein S7 — protein MPRKGYIAKRDVLPDPIYNSKVVTKLINSIMVDGKRGVAQKVAYDAFALMAERTGKDALEVFEAAMNNIMPLLEVKARRIGGATYQVPMEVRPDRRQTLGIRHLLDATKKRGEKYMYLKLAGELMDAANNTGAAVKKREDMHKMAEANKAFAHYRY, from the coding sequence GTGCCAAGAAAAGGATATATAGCTAAAAGAGATGTATTACCAGATCCAATATATAATAGCAAGGTTGTAACTAAGCTTATAAACAGCATAATGGTAGATGGTAAAAGAGGAGTAGCTCAAAAGGTTGCTTATGATGCTTTTGCTTTAATGGCTGAAAGAACAGGAAAAGATGCCTTAGAGGTTTTCGAAGCAGCAATGAACAACATAATGCCATTACTTGAGGTAAAGGCTAGAAGAATAGGTGGAGCTACTTATCAGGTTCCAATGGAAGTTAGACCAGACAGAAGACAAACTCTAGGGATAAGACATTTACTTGATGCAACTAAAAAAAGAGGCGAAAAGTATATGTACCTTAAATTAGCTGGTGAGCTAATGGATGCTGCTAACAACACAGGAGCAGCAGTTAAGAAGAGAGAAGATATGCATAAAATGGCTGAAGCGAATAAAGCTTTTGCTCATTACAGATATTAA
- a CDS encoding ribosomal L7Ae/L30e/S12e/Gadd45 family protein has product MVERLVGKKVVGIKQSIKAIKNGEAKALYTALDADAKLIEPVVELAKENSLEIHYIKTMKELGRLCGIDVGAATAILLKD; this is encoded by the coding sequence ATGGTAGAACGGCTAGTAGGTAAAAAGGTTGTTGGAATAAAACAAAGTATAAAGGCCATAAAAAATGGTGAAGCTAAAGCATTATATACAGCATTGGATGCAGATGCAAAGCTAATTGAACCTGTAGTAGAACTAGCAAAAGAGAATTCCCTAGAGATTCACTATATTAAAACTATGAAAGAATTAGGCAGGCTTTGCGGTATAGATGTTGGAGCTGCAACAGCAATACTGCTTAAGGATTAA